The proteins below are encoded in one region of Bombina bombina isolate aBomBom1 unplaced genomic scaffold, aBomBom1.pri scaffold_1770, whole genome shotgun sequence:
- the LOC128643338 gene encoding zinc finger protein 407-like, translated as IVSKSFECRLKGQGANFVETNSPFTAATPEPSPIKEKIVRSNRKHPHANEQVQQVIIIQGFPTDYEGDFTIDTSVEETAAATLQTLAMGGQVAQVVHITEDGQVIATGQAAHMESIIQEDIQLPDGATQVVVVEGPVEGGDVAESVSIETVTDSSGNVVQQVMAQNILDASQTMHAADSSSALDALLCAVTELGNVEDVKNQNSRIENPMEESSIRISHQECSDHNTQEIQMFHEIQEDQQDIEPMEVVGQVMHSSRILTSEESAHVAFKKMVHGVLQFAVCDSGAADQLIKGGVTQVIVNDEGTVHMVSSEGSRIIMHNAEGHTFSIPEQHMDIVESNGEISQIIVTEEIAQAMVQNADGSFPEGTTHYFVTELPNGEVQKEGAIYSHTVIETDGSEDILHAETTLNAQIASDEETQEIASMVVYSECSPQDNAESNQK; from the coding sequence gTATTGTTTCCAAATCATTCGAATGTCGTCTGAAGGGACAAGGTGCCAATTTTGTGGAGACAAATAGCCCTTTTACTGCAGCTACACCTGAGCCCTCTCCAATTAAGGAAAAGATTGTCCGAAGTAACAGAAAACATCCACATGCAAATGAACAAGTTCAGCAAGTCATTATTATTCAAGGATTTCCTACTGATTATGAAGGCGATTTTACAATTGATACTTCTGTTGAGGAGACAGCAGCAGCAACTCTCCAGACCTTGGCAATGGGTGGACAAGTAGCTCAAGTTGTCCATATTACTGAAGATGGCCAAGTTATAGCTACAGGTCAAGCTGCTCACATGGAGAGCATCATTCAAGAAGATATTCAACTGCCAGATGGAGCTACACAAGTTGTAGTAGTGGAAGGACCAGTGGAAGGAGGAGATGTTGCCGAGTCTGTTTCAATAGAAACAGTTACAGATTCCAGTGGAAATGTGGTGCAACAAGTCATGGCACAGAATATTTTAGATGCATCACAGACTATGCATGCGGCTGATTCTTCCTCTGCATTGGATGCACTACTTTGTGCTGTAACAGAGCTTGGAAATGTGGAAGATGTAAAAAATCAAAACAGTAGAATAGAAAACCCAATGGAAGAGTCATCTATTAGGATAAGTCATCAGGAATGTAGTGATCACAACACACAGGAGATACAGATGTTTCATGAGATCCAGGAAGATCAGCAAGACATTGAACCAATGGAAGTTGTTGGTCAAGTCATGCATTCTTCAAGGATTCTGACCTCAGAGGAATCAGCTCATGTGGCATTCAAAAAAATGGTTCATGGGGTTCTTCAGTTTGCTGTTTGCGATTCTGGTGCTGCTGACCAACTAATTAAAGGAGGAGTTACTCAAGTAATTGTAAATGATGAGGGTACTGTTCATATGGTCTCCAGTGAAGGATCTCGTATAATCATGCATAACGCAGAAGGGCATACATTTAGTATACCTGAACAACATATGGATATTGTTGAGTCAAATGGAGAGATTTCACAGATCATTGTCACTGAAGAGATAGCTCAAGCCATGGTTCAGAATGCTGATGGCAGCTTTCCAGAAGGTACAACGCATTATTTTGTGACAGAATTGCCTAATGGAGAAGTTCAAAAAGAAGGTGCCATTTATTCACACACAGTAATAGAAACAGATGGATCTGAAGATATTCTTCATGCTGAAACGACTTTGAATGCACAGATTGCTTCTGATGAGGAAACACAAGAGATAGCCAGCATGGTTGTCTATTCAGAGTGTAGCCCCCAAGACAATGCTGAGtcaaaccaaaaataa